In Candidatus Binatia bacterium, a genomic segment contains:
- a CDS encoding DNA topoisomerase IV subunit A — MARKKPKNNGLVEKKLVGVADTVITAAERSKDPTLSIPIRSLANVNFNEKRGLIEMGRRKQARSFFNVGMAKKFMQTVLVADALAELQRADLTTSLREIYYRTKHTIKNSHENTFDGQNESDPLIEDLEVTLAALREELHVRAENSGSIVGPVVFTDDGDRVDCTRLGKGGYSVPSIVEPEYIQITRCTADFVLLVEKGTQWNRLSEDKFWRRYNCILLTGNGQPPRGVRRLARRLNEEHNLPVYVLVDNDPWGYYIYSVVKQGSINLAFESERMAIPKAKFIGFSSADPDRYGLPRNVGIKLNDKDINRAKEIMKYKWFQKKEWQNEIKGMLSTGLKYELDALANKDFQYLTKTYLPRKLKEKDWLD, encoded by the coding sequence ATGGCGCGAAAAAAGCCAAAAAATAATGGTTTGGTCGAGAAAAAACTCGTCGGCGTGGCCGACACGGTCATCACCGCGGCCGAGCGGAGCAAGGACCCGACGCTTTCCATTCCCATCCGGAGCCTAGCGAACGTCAACTTCAACGAGAAACGCGGTCTCATCGAGATGGGGCGGAGGAAGCAGGCGCGCTCGTTCTTCAACGTCGGCATGGCGAAGAAGTTCATGCAGACCGTGCTCGTGGCGGACGCGCTGGCCGAGCTGCAGCGCGCGGATTTGACGACCTCTCTCCGGGAGATTTACTACCGCACCAAGCACACGATCAAAAACTCGCACGAAAACACTTTCGACGGCCAGAACGAATCCGACCCGCTGATCGAGGACCTTGAAGTCACGCTGGCGGCGCTCCGCGAAGAGCTGCACGTGCGTGCCGAGAACTCCGGCAGCATCGTCGGGCCGGTGGTGTTCACCGACGACGGCGACCGCGTGGACTGCACCCGGCTCGGAAAAGGCGGCTATTCCGTTCCTTCCATCGTCGAGCCGGAATACATTCAGATCACCCGGTGCACGGCCGATTTCGTGCTCCTCGTCGAGAAAGGCACGCAATGGAACCGCCTCTCCGAAGATAAATTTTGGCGCCGGTACAACTGCATCCTGCTGACCGGAAACGGCCAGCCGCCGCGCGGCGTCCGGCGCCTGGCGCGCCGGCTGAACGAAGAGCACAACCTTCCGGTCTACGTCCTCGTCGACAACGATCCCTGGGGCTACTACATCTATTCTGTCGTCAAGCAGGGCTCGATCAACCTCGCATTCGAAAGCGAGCGCATGGCCATTCCCAAAGCCAAGTTCATCGGCTTTTCCAGCGCGGATCCGGACCGCTACGGCCTGCCGCGCAACGTCGGCATCAAGCTCAACGACAAGGACATCAACCGGGCGAAGGAAATCATGAAGTACAAATGGTTTCAGAAAAAAGAATGGCAGAATGAAATCAAGGGCATGCTCTCGACCGGCCTCAAGTACGAGCTCGACGCACTAGCCAACAAGGACTTTCAATATCTCACCAAGACCTACCTTCCGAGAAAGCTTAAAGAGAAAGATTGGCTGGATTAG
- a CDS encoding tripartite tricarboxylate transporter substrate-binding protein: MKSTFVLILGISLSLLPTTRLHAQSFYEKKTIQVVIGSAPGGLYDRWARLFAQYMGKYIPGNPNLVAQNMPGGGSMVAANYLYGVAKPDGLTIGMFQTHMYLQQLVGVNEAKYDMRKFNWLGSQEKGQMMLYIRADSPYKSLDDILKAKEPPKCGGSGASDQTALLTRLLEETIGAKFIRVLGYKGGSEVDLAMERGEVVCRATRITVHFSREPFLSWEKKGFDRHLLQAGMKRDPRLPDVPTIYELMDRHKTPEVGRRLAHVILSGDELGRPMVAPPGVPADRVKILREAYNRTLKDPELVEEVTKSRLDMEPSTGEEIEAIIRDVMDQPPEVVSLVKKLIDQ; the protein is encoded by the coding sequence ATGAAAAGCACATTCGTCTTGATCCTCGGCATCTCCTTGAGCCTGCTACCGACGACGCGCTTACACGCGCAATCCTTCTATGAGAAAAAAACGATCCAGGTGGTCATCGGATCCGCGCCCGGAGGACTGTACGATCGGTGGGCGCGACTTTTCGCCCAATACATGGGCAAATACATCCCCGGCAATCCCAACCTTGTGGCACAAAACATGCCCGGTGGCGGCTCCATGGTTGCCGCAAACTATCTCTATGGAGTCGCTAAGCCGGATGGATTGACCATCGGCATGTTCCAAACCCACATGTACCTGCAACAGCTGGTTGGGGTTAACGAGGCAAAGTATGACATGCGAAAGTTCAACTGGCTCGGCTCGCAAGAAAAGGGGCAAATGATGCTCTACATCCGCGCCGACTCGCCGTACAAATCGTTAGACGACATCCTGAAAGCCAAGGAGCCGCCAAAATGCGGCGGCTCGGGCGCGAGCGATCAAACCGCGCTTTTGACGCGGCTGTTGGAAGAAACCATCGGCGCAAAATTCATTCGAGTTTTGGGATACAAAGGAGGCAGTGAAGTCGATCTCGCCATGGAGCGGGGCGAAGTGGTCTGTCGAGCCACGAGAATCACGGTTCATTTCAGCCGCGAGCCGTTTCTTAGCTGGGAAAAAAAAGGGTTCGACCGGCACCTCCTGCAGGCCGGGATGAAGAGAGATCCGCGACTGCCCGACGTACCGACGATCTATGAGCTCATGGATAGACACAAAACTCCGGAAGTCGGCCGACGATTGGCTCACGTCATTCTGAGCGGTGATGAGTTGGGTCGGCCGATGGTAGCGCCGCCCGGGGTGCCCGCAGATAGAGTCAAAATTTTGCGGGAAGCTTATAACAGAACTTTGAAAGATCCGGAGCTAGTGGAGGAAGTTACCAAATCGAGGCTGGACATGGAGCCTTCGACCGGCGAGGAGATCGAAGCTATTATCAGGGATGTTATGGATCAACCTCCTGAAGTCGTATCGCTCGTCAAAAAACTGATTGATCAGTAG
- a CDS encoding IS1380 family transposase: MRLSRADFYSRCKSFFKIEFASQDITAYGGLELIRRYFRIIELHRKVQSAFARYGLGGDYRAIDMILVILGLVLVGGRRLEHLSYISEDPLVKRFSSLMRLPRERSVARWLKRFTQKSLQALVEINSQIVCEAIERQRLGRLTLDIDGSVITTGASVSWAFRGFNSHHRKDPSYYPILAHLAQTGHILRVKNRPGNVHDSKGAVRLLSELIDDLRIRLGRGLPLEFRMDGAFFQRQILELLERRQASYAIKVPFFKWLGLLPLIRERQRWHPLPEGMGFFEVSLAVPAWEKTLRVVVYRKPVHHKSRKNYQLDLFDPDDGYFEYSAVTTNLTLSAASLWDFMAGRGAQEKTFAELKGEWALDVVPTHHYAANSAWQQICVLGHNLLRSFQLQTVATQKPRSRKRTFGFLLQSLKTLRFKLIHQPARLVQPQGYSVLRFSVAQPAKELIERIEQKLKIAA; the protein is encoded by the coding sequence GTGAGACTTAGTAGAGCCGATTTTTATTCCCGGTGCAAGAGTTTTTTTAAGATCGAGTTTGCTTCTCAGGATATTACGGCATACGGCGGTCTGGAGCTGATCCGGCGATACTTTCGGATCATCGAGCTTCATCGCAAAGTTCAGTCGGCGTTTGCCCGTTACGGTTTGGGAGGAGACTACCGGGCGATCGACATGATCCTTGTGATCCTCGGTTTGGTTCTGGTCGGCGGCCGGCGCCTGGAGCATCTCAGCTATATCAGTGAAGATCCGCTGGTGAAGAGGTTTTCGAGCCTGATGCGTCTGCCGCGAGAGAGGAGCGTGGCACGCTGGCTCAAGCGCTTCACGCAGAAATCGCTTCAGGCGCTGGTGGAGATCAACAGTCAAATCGTTTGCGAGGCAATTGAAAGACAAAGGCTGGGTCGTTTGACTCTCGATATCGACGGCAGCGTCATCACCACGGGCGCCAGCGTCAGTTGGGCGTTTCGGGGATTCAATTCGCACCATCGTAAAGATCCTTCGTACTATCCGATCCTGGCGCACCTGGCTCAGACCGGACACATTTTGAGAGTCAAGAATCGGCCCGGCAACGTCCACGACTCCAAGGGGGCGGTACGCTTGTTAAGCGAGCTGATCGATGATTTGAGAATCCGGCTGGGAAGAGGTTTGCCTTTGGAATTTCGCATGGACGGGGCGTTTTTCCAGAGGCAAATCCTTGAGCTTTTGGAACGAAGGCAAGCGAGCTACGCGATCAAAGTACCGTTCTTTAAGTGGCTCGGCCTGCTGCCTTTGATCCGAGAGCGCCAGCGCTGGCATCCTCTGCCAGAGGGCATGGGGTTCTTTGAGGTGTCGCTCGCAGTTCCCGCTTGGGAAAAGACCCTTCGAGTGGTCGTCTACCGAAAGCCGGTGCATCATAAAAGCAGAAAAAACTACCAGCTCGATCTGTTTGACCCCGACGACGGCTACTTTGAGTACTCAGCGGTGACTACCAATCTGACCCTCAGCGCCGCCTCGCTGTGGGATTTTATGGCCGGACGAGGAGCCCAAGAGAAGACTTTCGCTGAACTCAAAGGGGAGTGGGCGTTGGATGTCGTTCCCACTCATCACTACGCAGCCAACTCCGCTTGGCAGCAAATCTGTGTTTTGGGACATAATCTGCTGAGAAGTTTTCAGCTTCAGACCGTGGCCACTCAAAAACCTAGATCACGTAAACGGACTTTTGGTTTCCTGCTGCAAAGTCTCAAGACTCTGCGCTTCAAGCTCATCCACCAGCCGGCTCGGCTTGTACAGCCCCAAGGTTATTCGGTTTTACGCTTCTCGGTGGCTCAACCGGCAAAGGAATTGATCGAAAGGATCGAACAGAAACTCAAAATTGCCGCCTGA